In Roseomonas fluvialis, one genomic interval encodes:
- a CDS encoding AMP-binding protein: MHADARHPLTSRAPQEVIFHRGRMPVTVERFLAEVATLAARLPPEGPVLNFCTDRYLALAGFAAALSRGQATLLSADRTPQRLAEIARQHGARYALADGEVDLPLPVLQPEAAPGAAAPNPLLPAEAIAAIAFTSGSTGESRPHPKPWGALVAGARAAAARFAVPAGASIVGTIPAQHMYGFETTLMLPLHGAGAGHAGAVFYPSDIAEALADVPAPRLLVTTPLQMRAVLGTGIALPALAGVISATAPLAVSLAAEAEAAWGAPLHEIYGATEAGSVASRRTVADEGWQPYAGMHFAIGPDGAAVTVPGLPAPVPLADDLEWVAEDRFRLLGRRGDMVKLAGKRASLAGLNSLLTAIEGVQDGVFVAPRDLDRNPRARLAAVVVAPGLTPEGVVAALRMCVEPAFLPRPVVMAEALPRDAVGKLRREDLDRLAWSR; this comes from the coding sequence ATGCACGCTGACGCCCGCCACCCGCTGACGTCGCGCGCGCCGCAGGAGGTGATCTTCCATCGCGGGCGGATGCCGGTGACGGTGGAGCGCTTCCTGGCGGAGGTCGCCACCCTCGCCGCGCGCCTGCCGCCCGAAGGGCCGGTGCTGAACTTCTGTACCGACCGGTACCTCGCGCTCGCGGGCTTCGCCGCGGCGCTGTCGCGCGGGCAGGCCACGCTGCTGTCGGCCGACCGCACGCCGCAACGCCTGGCTGAGATCGCCCGGCAGCACGGCGCGCGCTATGCGCTGGCCGATGGCGAAGTGGACCTGCCGCTGCCCGTGCTGCAGCCGGAAGCCGCGCCCGGCGCCGCCGCCCCCAATCCGCTGCTGCCGGCCGAGGCGATCGCGGCGATTGCCTTCACCTCGGGCAGCACCGGTGAATCCCGGCCGCATCCGAAGCCCTGGGGCGCGCTGGTGGCGGGCGCGCGCGCCGCGGCGGCGCGCTTCGCGGTCCCCGCCGGTGCGAGCATCGTCGGCACCATTCCCGCGCAGCACATGTATGGCTTCGAGACCACGCTGATGCTGCCGCTGCACGGCGCCGGCGCGGGGCATGCGGGCGCGGTCTTCTATCCGTCCGACATCGCCGAGGCCCTGGCCGATGTGCCCGCGCCGCGGCTGCTGGTGACTACGCCGCTGCAGATGCGCGCGGTGCTCGGCACCGGTATCGCGCTGCCGGCGCTGGCGGGCGTGATCTCTGCCACCGCGCCGCTCGCGGTCTCGCTCGCCGCCGAGGCCGAGGCCGCCTGGGGCGCGCCGCTGCACGAGATCTATGGCGCGACCGAGGCCGGATCCGTCGCATCGCGGCGCACCGTCGCCGACGAAGGTTGGCAGCCCTATGCCGGCATGCACTTCGCCATTGGTCCGGACGGCGCGGCGGTGACCGTGCCCGGCCTGCCGGCGCCCGTGCCGCTGGCCGACGACCTCGAATGGGTGGCCGAGGACCGCTTCCGCCTGCTCGGCCGGCGCGGGGACATGGTGAAGCTGGCGGGCAAGCGCGCCTCGCTGGCCGGGCTGAACAGCCTGCTGACCGCGATCGAGGGCGTGCAGGACGGCGTGTTCGTGGCGCCGCGCGACCTAGACCGCAATCCGCGCGCGCGCCTGGCGGCCGTGGTGGTGGCGCCGGGCCTGACGCCCGAGGGCGTGGTGGCCGCGCTGCGGATGTGCGTCGAACCGGCCTTCCTGCCGCGCCCGGTGGTGATGGCCGAGGCGCTGCCCCGCGATGCGGTCGGCAAGCTGCGGCGCGAGGACCTCGACCGCCTTGCATGGTCGCGATGA
- a CDS encoding acyltransferase: MTSAPEAPPVWSATPERGSGGALRLMVRIALGLGWRTAHVVLHPVTLFYLLTSPRAQKRAARQYLARALGRAATWRDLWRLYFCFASTMLDRVFLLTGRSARYQVEVTGLETLRAAAARGQGLVLLGAHMGSFEALRAVGGAGAPVEVRMLMHTANAGAADALFDSLDPTRRAAVIALGRPEAMLEAREVLDRAGVVGLLADRAVRGDRMVQVDFLGHRAPFPGGPMTLAAILRAPVVLGFGLWVGPRRYVLRFEDFAPAIDLPRAEREAALHGWIARYADRLSAVCRAHPYNWFNFYPFWGDGA; the protein is encoded by the coding sequence ATGACCAGCGCGCCCGAGGCGCCACCGGTCTGGAGCGCGACACCCGAGCGCGGCAGCGGCGGCGCGCTGCGGCTGATGGTGCGCATCGCGCTCGGCCTTGGCTGGCGCACCGCGCATGTCGTGCTGCATCCGGTCACGCTGTTCTACCTGCTGACATCGCCGCGTGCGCAGAAGCGCGCGGCGCGGCAGTACCTGGCGCGCGCGCTGGGCCGCGCGGCGACCTGGCGCGACCTGTGGCGGCTGTATTTCTGCTTCGCCTCGACCATGCTCGACCGTGTCTTCCTGCTGACCGGGCGGAGCGCGCGCTACCAGGTCGAGGTCACTGGGCTCGAGACGCTGCGCGCGGCCGCGGCGCGGGGCCAGGGGCTGGTGCTGCTTGGGGCTCACATGGGATCCTTCGAGGCGCTGCGCGCGGTCGGCGGCGCCGGCGCGCCGGTCGAGGTGCGGATGCTGATGCACACGGCCAATGCCGGCGCGGCGGATGCGCTGTTCGACAGTCTGGACCCGACGCGCCGCGCGGCGGTGATCGCGCTCGGCCGGCCCGAGGCCATGCTGGAAGCGCGCGAGGTGCTGGACCGTGCCGGCGTGGTCGGGCTGCTGGCCGATCGCGCTGTGCGCGGGGACCGGATGGTGCAGGTGGATTTCCTCGGCCACCGGGCACCCTTCCCGGGCGGGCCGATGACGCTGGCGGCGATCCTGCGCGCGCCTGTGGTTCTGGGCTTCGGGCTCTGGGTCGGCCCGCGCCGCTACGTCCTGCGGTTCGAGGATTTCGCTCCGGCCATCGACCTGCCGCGCGCCGAGCGCGAAGCGGCGCTGCACGGCTGGATCGCGCGCTATGCCGACCGGCTGTCGGCGGTATGCCGCGCGCATCCCTACAACTGGTTCAACTTCTACCCCTTCTGGGGGGATGGCGCATGA
- a CDS encoding outer membrane lipoprotein carrier protein LolA, which yields MRQAGRDGPRWSRRALLALPLAAQAPDPLAAVMASLRAVPASRATFVEEKQVPELDRPIVSRGTLAWRAPDRLEKRTLEPAPETFLVEGDRLVLERPQRGLRETIALDAAPEIRPLVEALRATLAGDIATLRQHHEVSFSGEVAQWRITLVPRSLRLRGAVQRITLEGRGGVLAVVETQGNDGRTRLMATPAP from the coding sequence ATGAGGCAGGCCGGCCGGGACGGGCCGCGCTGGTCGCGCCGTGCGCTGCTCGCGCTGCCGCTGGCCGCGCAGGCGCCCGATCCGCTGGCGGCGGTGATGGCATCGCTGCGCGCGGTGCCGGCATCGCGCGCGACCTTCGTCGAGGAGAAGCAGGTGCCCGAACTCGACCGGCCGATCGTCTCGCGCGGGACGCTCGCCTGGCGCGCGCCCGACCGGCTGGAAAAACGCACGCTGGAACCTGCACCCGAGACGTTCCTGGTGGAGGGCGACCGCCTGGTGCTCGAACGCCCGCAGCGCGGCCTGCGCGAGACCATCGCGCTGGATGCCGCACCCGAGATCCGCCCCCTGGTCGAAGCCCTGCGCGCCACGCTGGCCGGGGATATCGCGACCCTGCGGCAGCATCACGAGGTGAGTTTCAGCGGCGAAGTCGCCCAATGGCGCATCACCCTGGTGCCGCGGTCGCTGCGCCTGCGCGGCGCGGTGCAGCGCATCACGCTGGAGGGGCGCGGCGGCGTCCTCGCGGTGGTCGAGACGCAGGGCAATGACGGCCGCACCAGGCTGATGGCGACCCCCGCGCCGTGA
- a CDS encoding MMPL family transporter, whose amino-acid sequence MRFWRVFAAIALLAAAFPLLLRHVELRSDITDFLPAATTDEAAFLLQELRMGAATRLLIAGIEGAAPEDLARISRSMAQRLVDDPRFALVSNGSAMVGDDEAALLFAHRYALSPAAMPEAFTEPALRAALEGVLDGLQSSAAPLVRRFAFADPTGAFLAMLRGWAGEGRIATENGVWMAPGPRALVLAQTRAAGMDTAAQQQAVAAIRDAFVQAAPTQGARLLLSGPGIFAAEAAATVRADVQLVSMLSFVLVGGFLFWRYRSPMMLAVVAVPLAAGTLAGLAVVGTVFGHVHGAALGFGMTMLGVVDDYPILLVTNRAPGEPLRDTARRIWPTLRLAVAAAVAGLAPMLASGFPGLVQLGLFAASGLVAAALTTRFLLPALLPPEGLPVRPLPERMAHALLRLPARRGAVLMLLALVAVGLAATGGPRLERDLAALSPVPEPVRALDGALRAQVGAPDVRVVLALRADSAEAALQGAERVAAALAGHATIDHAARYLPSAATQRARLAALPEDAAIAARIAAAREGLPFRATAFDPFLADIATARGQPPLTPADLAAAPLLAARIAPLLRPEGAAWRALLLPTEIRDMAALRAAATGSPGLLLVDIKGETEALLAANTTAAVRWAGIGALAVLLLLAGGRGLVGGARIALALGGALLLTFAALAALGEAITIFHLTAALLLAGVGMDYALFMSRSGDQDDEEAARALGAVITCMVTTLLTFGLLALCRTPVLHATGLTVTIGVACAFMLACALAPRRGDTTSSA is encoded by the coding sequence ATGCGCTTCTGGCGCGTCTTCGCCGCCATCGCGCTGCTGGCGGCCGCCTTCCCGCTGCTGCTGCGCCATGTCGAACTGCGCAGCGACATCACCGACTTTCTGCCCGCCGCGACCACCGACGAAGCCGCCTTCCTGCTGCAGGAACTGCGCATGGGCGCGGCGACGCGACTGCTGATCGCGGGGATCGAAGGTGCCGCGCCGGAGGACCTCGCGCGCATATCCCGCAGCATGGCGCAACGCCTGGTGGACGACCCACGCTTCGCACTGGTGTCAAATGGCAGCGCCATGGTGGGCGACGACGAAGCGGCGCTGCTGTTCGCGCATCGCTACGCCCTGTCACCGGCGGCGATGCCGGAGGCCTTCACCGAACCGGCGTTGCGCGCAGCGCTGGAGGGCGTGCTGGACGGGCTGCAATCCTCGGCGGCGCCGCTGGTCCGTCGCTTCGCCTTCGCCGACCCGACCGGCGCCTTCCTGGCCATGCTGCGCGGCTGGGCTGGCGAGGGCCGCATCGCGACGGAGAACGGCGTATGGATGGCGCCCGGGCCGCGCGCGCTGGTGTTGGCGCAGACCCGCGCGGCGGGGATGGACACCGCGGCGCAGCAGCAGGCCGTCGCCGCGATCCGCGACGCCTTCGTGCAGGCGGCGCCCACGCAGGGCGCGCGGCTGCTGCTGTCGGGCCCGGGAATCTTCGCAGCCGAGGCAGCGGCGACGGTGCGCGCGGATGTACAACTCGTGTCGATGCTGTCCTTCGTGCTGGTCGGCGGCTTCCTGTTCTGGCGCTACCGCAGCCCGATGATGCTGGCGGTGGTGGCGGTGCCGCTGGCCGCCGGCACGCTGGCCGGGCTCGCGGTGGTGGGCACGGTGTTCGGCCATGTGCATGGCGCGGCGCTTGGCTTCGGCATGACGATGCTGGGCGTGGTGGACGACTACCCGATCCTGCTCGTGACCAACCGCGCGCCGGGGGAACCGCTGCGCGACACGGCGCGGCGCATCTGGCCGACGCTGCGGCTTGCCGTGGCGGCGGCGGTGGCGGGGCTGGCGCCGATGCTGGCCTCGGGCTTTCCGGGTCTTGTGCAACTCGGACTGTTCGCGGCCAGCGGGCTGGTCGCGGCGGCGCTGACCACGCGGTTCCTGCTGCCCGCGCTGCTGCCGCCGGAGGGCCTGCCGGTGCGCCCGCTGCCGGAGCGCATGGCGCATGCGCTGCTACGCCTGCCGGCGCGGCGCGGCGCTGTCCTGATGCTGCTGGCGCTGGTCGCCGTGGGCCTGGCCGCGACGGGCGGGCCGCGGCTGGAGCGCGACCTGGCGGCGCTCAGCCCGGTGCCGGAGCCGGTGCGCGCGCTGGATGGCGCCTTGCGCGCGCAGGTCGGCGCGCCGGATGTGCGCGTGGTGCTCGCGTTGCGCGCGGACAGCGCGGAGGCGGCGCTGCAGGGCGCGGAACGGGTCGCGGCGGCGCTCGCCGGCCACGCCACGATCGACCACGCCGCGCGCTACCTGCCCAGCGCGGCGACGCAGCGCGCGCGCCTCGCCGCGCTGCCCGAGGACGCGGCGATCGCCGCGCGGATCGCGGCCGCGCGCGAGGGGCTGCCCTTTCGCGCCACGGCCTTCGATCCCTTCCTGGCGGACATCGCGACGGCCCGCGGGCAGCCGCCGCTGACCCCGGCCGACCTGGCAGCCGCGCCGCTGCTCGCCGCGCGCATTGCGCCGTTGCTGCGCCCGGAGGGAGCGGCCTGGCGCGCCCTGCTGCTGCCCACCGAGATCCGCGACATGGCGGCGTTACGGGCCGCGGCCACCGGCAGTCCTGGCCTGCTGCTGGTGGACATCAAGGGCGAGACGGAGGCGCTGCTGGCGGCAAACACGACCGCGGCGGTGCGCTGGGCCGGAATAGGCGCGCTGGCGGTGCTGCTGCTGCTGGCGGGCGGGCGGGGCCTGGTGGGCGGCGCACGCATCGCGCTGGCGCTTGGCGGCGCGTTGCTGCTGACTTTCGCCGCATTGGCCGCGCTGGGCGAGGCGATCACCATCTTTCACCTCACCGCCGCGCTCTTGCTGGCGGGCGTGGGCATGGACTATGCGCTGTTCATGTCTCGTTCCGGCGACCAGGATGATGAGGAGGCGGCGCGTGCGCTCGGCGCCGTCATCACCTGCATGGTGACCACGCTGCTGACGTTCGGGCTGCTGGCGCTATGCCGCACGCCGGTACTGCACGCGACCGGGCTGACGGTGACGATCGGCGTGGCGTGCGCGTTCATGCTCGCCTGCGCGCTGGCGCCGCGGCGCGGCGACACCACCTCATCCGCATGA
- a CDS encoding beta-ketoacyl-ACP synthase: protein MTALRITAITATSAMGVGLAAMRAALHGRHGGLTPCDLPGMPPGIWIGRVREAEGLEPPAPLAAFACRNTRLVELALRQDGFADAVAAAVARHGADRVAVVLGTSTSGIEETEQAWARRGADGVLSGYDYARTHDLHALPRYVRARLGLRGACVSISTACTSGARAFLDAGMLIAAGLADAAVVGGADTLCRLTLHGFGSLELLARGPTRPCAEDRDGISIGEAAAFALLERAGPDDAGRLGLLGAGASSDGHHMSSPHPEGHGAVTAMRAALDSAGLAPHDIGYVNMHGTGTRANDAMEDRAITRIFGDTVPCSSTKGWTGHTLGASGALEAAVAAIAVEDGLVPGCLGVDRPDPSFASRIAVTNTPARIDRVLSNSFGFGGSNCALVIGRLA from the coding sequence ATGACCGCGCTGCGCATCACCGCCATCACCGCGACCAGCGCCATGGGCGTCGGGCTGGCGGCGATGCGCGCGGCGCTGCATGGGCGGCACGGCGGCCTGACGCCCTGCGACCTGCCGGGCATGCCGCCGGGCATCTGGATTGGCCGCGTGCGAGAGGCGGAGGGGCTGGAACCGCCCGCGCCGCTGGCTGCCTTCGCCTGCCGCAACACGCGGCTGGTGGAACTCGCGCTACGACAGGACGGGTTCGCCGATGCCGTCGCCGCAGCGGTGGCGAGGCACGGCGCCGATCGCGTCGCGGTGGTGCTGGGCACCTCGACATCAGGCATCGAGGAAACCGAGCAGGCGTGGGCGCGCCGCGGCGCCGACGGCGTATTGTCGGGCTACGACTATGCGCGCACGCACGACCTGCATGCGCTGCCGCGCTACGTGCGCGCGCGGCTCGGTCTGCGGGGCGCCTGCGTGTCGATCTCGACCGCCTGCACCTCGGGCGCGCGGGCGTTTCTCGATGCCGGCATGCTGATCGCGGCGGGGCTCGCGGATGCGGCGGTGGTGGGCGGGGCGGATACGCTGTGCCGCCTCACGCTGCACGGCTTCGGGTCGCTTGAATTGCTGGCCCGGGGCCCGACGCGCCCCTGCGCCGAGGATCGCGACGGGATCAGCATCGGCGAGGCCGCGGCCTTCGCGCTGCTGGAACGTGCGGGGCCGGATGATGCCGGCAGGCTTGGCCTGCTCGGCGCCGGCGCGTCGTCGGACGGGCACCACATGTCCTCGCCGCATCCGGAGGGGCACGGCGCGGTCACGGCGATGCGCGCGGCGCTCGACAGCGCGGGCCTCGCACCGCACGACATCGGCTACGTCAACATGCACGGCACCGGCACGCGCGCGAACGACGCGATGGAGGACCGGGCCATCACGCGCATCTTCGGCGATACCGTGCCGTGTTCGTCGACCAAGGGCTGGACGGGGCATACGCTCGGTGCGTCGGGTGCGCTCGAGGCCGCTGTCGCGGCCATCGCCGTCGAGGACGGGTTGGTGCCGGGATGCCTCGGCGTCGATCGGCCGGACCCGTCCTTCGCCTCGCGCATCGCGGTGACGAATACCCCGGCGCGCATCGATCGCGTGCTGTCCAATTCCTTCGGCTTCGGCGGCAGCAACTGCGCGCTGGTCATCGGGCGGCTGGCGTGA